Within Vannielia litorea, the genomic segment ACGGCGGCGGCGAGGCGGTGGAGGATGCCGAGCTGGTCGGCGTCCATCACGAACTTCTCGTAGCTGCTGACCAGGCCGCCCTCGAGCCAGCCGCAGGCGTGCAGCATGAAGTTGACGCCCGAGAGCAGGCCCATGTTCAGCGAGTTGGCGCTCTCGTAGCCGGCCTGCGCATCGGGCAGCTTGGAGCCGCAGAAGGCACCGGCGGAGCGGAACGGCAGGCCCATGCGGCGGGCGAGCTGGCCCGCGCCGTAGGTCACCTGGCTGGCCTCGGGGGTGCCGAAGGTGGGGGCGCCCGAGTTCATGTCGATCGAGGTGACGAAGGCGCCGAAGATCACCGGCGCGCCCGGCCGGATCAGCTGGGAGTAGGCCACGCCGGCCATGACCTCGGCCAGCACCTGGGTCAGCGTGCCCGCGACCGAGACCGGCGCCATCGCGCCGCCGACGATGAAGGGCGAGATGATGCAGGCCTGGCCGGCCTCGGCATAGGCCTCGAGCGCGCCCATCATCACCGAATCGAAGGTGAGCGGCGAGTTGATGTTGATGAGCGAGGTCATCGCGCAGCGCCCGTTCAGCCCCCCGTCGACGCCCTTGAAGAGGATCTCGGTCATGGCGACCGAATCCTCGGCCCGGCTCGGCTCGGTGACGGAGCCCATGAAGGGTTTGTCGCTGAGGGTCATGTGGGCCATCAGCATGTCGAGATGGCGCTTGGCGACGGGGATGTCGGTGGGCTCGCAGACGGTGCCGCCGGAGTGGTGCAGCCACTTGGACATGTAGCCCAGCTTCACGAAGTTGTTGAAGTCGGCCATCGTGGCGTAGCGGCGGCCGCCGGAGTTGTCGCGCACGAAGGGGGGCCCGTAGACCGGGGCGAGCACCAGGTTCTTGCCGCCGATCTCGACGTTGCGCTCGGGGTTGCGGGCGATCTGGGTGAACTGCGCGGGCGCGGTGGCGCAGAGCTTGCGGGCCAGCCCGCGCGGGATATGCACGCGCTCGCCCTCGACGGTGGCGCCGGCCTCCTTCCAGAGCTTCAGCGCGCGCGGGTTCTCGACGAAGGCAACGCCGATCTCCTCGAGCACCGTTTCGGCATTGGCCTCGATGATCTCGAGCGCCTCCTCGTTCAGGATGTCGAGGTTGGGGATGCCGCGGGTGATGAACCTTGCCGCCTCGATCCGCATGCCGGTGCGCTCGGCCCGCCGTGCCGCCCCGCCGCCAGACCGGGCCCGCCGCCCTGCAACTGCCTCGACCATCCCGCGATTCCTTTCCCTCAAGGTCTTCTGGCCTCTCCTATCGCGTTCCGCGCGGCCTGCGAGGCCGGATTGCGCCGCCTCGGGGGGAAAAGCGACATGCGGCACAGTGCTTTGACCGAACCGGCGGGAGGGTGCAGAATGGGACGACACCGCGGAGGGAGGCCGCCATGGCACAGTCTGCCAGCCCGAGGCGCGGGACCGAGGACCGGCTGACGCTGACTTCCTCGGAGATCACCGCGCTCGCGCATCTGTATCGCGGCGAGGTTTATCGCAGCACGATCTGGCGCACCCGGCTCGACACGACGACCAACTGGGCGGTGGTGACGCTGGGGGTGGCGCTGTCGATCTCGTTTTCCTCGCCAGGCGCCTCGCCCCTACCGCTGGTGCTGGTGGGCGTGCTCATCATGCTCTTCCTGATGCTGGAGGCGCGGCGCTACCGTTACTTCAACGTCTGGCGGGCGCGGGCGCGCTGGATGGAGACGCATTTCTACGCTCCGATGCTGCATGACGGCGACCTGCACATGGAAGACGGCTGGCAGAAGGTACTGAGCGAGGATTATCTGCGCCCGCATTACCACGTGAGCTTCTGGGTGGCGCTGGGGCGGCGGATCCGGCGCAACTACCTGTGGATCCTGATGATCCAGAGCCTCGCCTATGCCGGAAAGATCGCGGTGCATCCCAATGCGGTGGAAGGCTGGGCCCAGGCGGTGACCCGGGCCGACGTGGGGCCTCTGCCCGGCGAGGTGGTGATCGGGGTGGGCCTGGCCTACGTGCTGTCGTGGAGCGCCATCGCCTATTGGAGCTACCGGCATGACGCGGCGCTGGCGCGGAAACGGGGCGAGAAGAGCTCGAGCTCGATGGGGTGAGCCGGCGGTGCGGCAAGAGGCGCATGGCGCCCCCTGCCCCACCCGTGCTGCAAGGCCGAAGCGCCTCAGGCGGCTTCGCGGTTGAGGGTTTTCTCGGCCAGAGAGGTCAGATTGCGGTCGGCGTCATACTCCTGGTCGAGGTTGGCCTGGAGCAGGTCGGCGACCTTGGCATCGAGATCGAGCGCCTTGGCCCAGGCGACCAGCGTGCCGTAGCGCGTGATCTCGTAGTGCTCCACCGCCTGGGCGGCTGCGATCATGCCGGCGTCTCGGGTGTCGCCGTCTTCGGCGTCTTCCATGATCTCCTTGCCCTCCTCGAGGATGCCGTCGATCGCCTCGCAGGTGACGCCCCGGGCCTTCAGGCCGAGGAGCTCGAAGACCTTCTCGAGGTTGTCGATCTGCTCCTCGGTCTCTTCGAGATGGTGCTCGAAGGCTTCGCGGAGCTGTTCGGACTCGGCCTTGCGGGCCATCTTGGGCAGCGTTTTGCGCACCTGCTTTTCGGCATAGTAGATGTCGCGCAGGAAATGGTTGAAGAGCGCGTCGAGCGATTTCATCGGGGTCTTCCTTTCTGGTCGGATGTCAGCCGGAGGGCGCCAATCGCCGCCCCGTTGCGTGGAGAACGCCGGACCAAGGCACTCCTGTTCCATCGCGTCGGGCGCTCGGCAGGAGTTTGCCGGGCCGGACGGGCCTTGCACCCCTCGGCGCAGCGCAATATTGCCATCTCATGAGCACCATCCATCCCGAGCGCCACCACGAGCGCCTTCTCATCATCGACTTCGGCTCCCAGGTGACGCAGCTCATCGCGCGGCGGCTGCGCGAGCTGAAGGTCTATTGCGAGATCCACCCGTTCAACACCGTGGATGACGCCTTCCTGGCCGAGTTCGCCCCCAAGGCGGTGATCTTTTCGGGCGGGCCCGACTCGGTGACCCGCGCGGGCTCGCCGCGGCCGCCGGCCTCCGTTTACGAGCTTGGCGTGCCGATCCTGGGCATCTGCTACGGCCAGCAGGCGATGATGGAAGACCTGGGCGGCAAGGTGCATGGCGGCAAGATCTCGGGCGGCGGCGGCACGGCGGAGTTCGGCCGGGCGCGGGTGACCCCGAGCGAGGCACGGATCGGGCTGCTGGAAGGCTGGTTTCTCGACGGGCCGGAGCAGGTGTGGATGAGCCACGGCGACCACGTGGCGAGGCTCGCGCCGGGCTTCGAGGTCTATGGAACCTCGCCCAATGCGCCCTATGCGATCACCGCCGACCTCGAGCGCCACTTCTATGCCGTGCAGTTCCACCCCGAGGTGCACCACACGCCCAACGGCGCGACGCTCTACCAGAACTTTGTGCGCCTCGCGGGTTTTGCCGGCGACTGGACGATGGGCGCCTACCGGGAGGAGGCGATTGCCAAGATCCGCGAGCAGGTCGGCGATGCGAAGGTGATCTGCGCGCTCTCGGGCGGGGTCGATTCCTCCGTTGCGGCCGTGCTGATCCACGAGGCGATCGGCGAGCAGCTGACCTGCGTCTTTGTCGACCACGGGCTGATGCGCAAGGACGAGGCGCAGGAGGTCGTGGGGATGTTCCGCGAGCATTACAACCTGCCGCTCATCCACGCCGACGAGGCGGAGCTGTTTCTGGGTGAGCTTGACGGCGTAAGTGACCCGGAAACCAAGAGAAAGATCATCGGCAAGCTCTTCATCGACGTGTTCCAGAAGCACGCCGACGAGATCGAGGGCGTGAAGTTCCTGGCGCAGGGCACGCTCTATCCGGACGTGATCGAGAGCGTTTCGTTCAGCGGCGGGCCGAGCGTGACGATCAAGAGCCACCACAACGTGGGCGGCCTGCCCGAGAAGATGGGGCTGAAGCTGGTGGAGCCGCTGCGCGAGCTCTTCAAGGACGAGGTGCGCGCGCTGGGCCGCGAGCTTGGGCTGCCGGCGAGCTTCATCGGGCGCCACCCCTTCCCCGGCCCGGGCCTTGCGATCCGCTGCCCCGGCGAGATCACGCCCGAGAAGCTGGCGATCCTGCGGGAGGCCGATGCCGTCTACATCGACCAGATCCGCAAGCACGGGCTCTACGACGAGATCTGGCAGGCCTTCGTGGCGATCCTGCCGGTGCGCACCGTGGGGGTCATGGGCGACGGTCGGACCTATGACTACGCCTGCGCGCTCCGGGCGGTGACCAGCGTCGACGGGATGACGGCGGATTACTACCCCTTCACCCACGAGTTTCTCGGCGAGACCGCCACCCGGATCATCAACGAGGTGCCGGGCATCAACCGCGTGACCTACGACATCACCTCCAAGCCTCCCGGCACGATCGAGTGGGAGTGAGCGGCGGCACAACCGAGAACGCGGCACCGGGCACGGCGCTCAACATCGCCTACATGTGCGATCGCAACTACCTGCCGCTCACCCTTGTCTCGCTTCATTCGCTGTTGCGGCACAGTGCCCGCCCGATGCGGGTGACGCTGTTTCTCTCCGATGAGGCTCCCGAGGCTGACGGCTGGGTCGGGGATTTGGGTGCGAGGTTTCCGCATGCCGAAGTTTCGTGGCGGCCCATCGCTCCGCCGGTGGCGCGGGAAGGCTTTGTCAGCAACCTTCCGATGGCGTCCTACCTGCGGCTGCGGCTGCCCGAGTTCTTCGACTGCCGGACGATCTACCTCGACGGCGATACGCTCGTTCGCGGCGACGTAGGGGAGTTGCACGATGCGGACCTTGGGCCCTATGCGGTTGCAGGCGTTCGGGATATCGTTCTCCTGCGGGCCTGGAACCGGCAGCGGCGCCGCCTGCCCTTCGGCCCCAAACCGAATTACACCGACGCCGAAGCGCGACGAATGAAGTCCATCGTTGACCTCCAGAACTACATCAATACCGGGGTCATGGTGCTCGGACTCGAGCGTCCGGAGGCGCGCACCGAACTTCAAGCTCTGAACGACCTCGAAGCGGCAATGGACTTCAAGCAGGCCAACAACACCACCTATGCGGATCAGGACTGGATCAATCACCGCCTTGGACGGCGGAAGAGTTTCCTGCCTTTCGCGTGGAACGTTCTGGGCACGACCATCCCGCGCACGGTGAAGTATCTGCCGCGGAAATACCGCGCCGAGGTCGCCGCCGCGAGGAAGGCGCCGAAGCTGCTGCATTTTACCTGGCGGTCAAAGCCGTACCTCCACCCTGCGCCTCCGGATGACCCGGACCAGGCGAACTGGTGGACATGGTTCCATGACGAGCGACGTGCGCTGGAAGAGGTGGTCGGGCCCGAAGTCGGATCGCAGCTGAAATATGGAGGCGGCGGCTAGGCGCCACGCGTCCCTCACGTCAGCCGCGCTTCTTCAAGATCCGCAGATCATGGATACCGGGCCTTGCACGCGGGTCTTCGCCGGGCGCGAAGAGCGCGTGTTTCTGGACTTTCTGGGTGCCGGTCACCGGGATCTCCTCGACGAAGAGGATCCAGCCGGGGGGCTTGTAGTAGGCCAGTTCGGCGAAGGCGGCGTCGAAGATGGCGCGGGCGGTCTCGGGGGTGGCGGGGTGGCCGGGCGCGAGCTTGATGGCGGCGAGCACCTCCTCCTCGCGGGTTTCGTCGGGGCATGGGACGACCGCCACGTTCGCCACCGCCGGATGGGTGAAGAGCACGTTTTCCACCTCGGCGGCGGCGATGTTCTCCCCTGCCCTGCGGATGATGTTTTTCTTGCGGTCGACGAACCTTATGACGCCCTCTTCATCCATCGTCACGGTGTCGCCGGTGTGAAACCAGCCGCCCGCCCAGGCCTCTTCGGTGGCCTCGGGCTTGTTGAGATAGCCCGAGAAGAAGCCGCGCCGGGGGGTGGCGGCGGAGTGGCGGATGACCATTTCGCCGGGGGTGCCGCGCGGGCACTCGCGCCCGTCGTCGCCCCAGACCTGCACCTCGAGATCGGCCCGCGCCCGGCCCATGGCGCGGGTGTTCGGGTGGCGGGGCTCCTCTTCCATCGACAGGATCCGGCACATCTCGGTCATGCCCCAGAGCTCGACCAGCGGGATGCCGAAGCGGGCCTCGAATCCGGTGTGCAGCGCGGGCTCCACCCCGGCACCGAAGCCGGCCCGAAGCGCGCCCAGCCTCTCCGGCCCGGCAGACTTGTCGGCCATCAGCACCGAGATCACCACGCCGAGGTAATGGAACACGGTCGCGCGGGTTTGGGCGCAGTCCTCCCAGAAGCGCGAGCCGGAAAAGCGCGGCGGCTGGATCAGCGTGCCGCCGGCCAGCATCACGCCGAGAAAGGTCAGCACCCCGGCGTTGACGTGGAAGGCGGGCAGCGGGTTGAAGACCCGGTCCTGCCCTGTCACCGCCATCGCCCCGCGGGGGCGCAGGTAGGACGCGCCCATCAACAGCTCGTAGTCATGGCTGAGGATGCAGCCCTTGGGGCGGCCGGTGGTGCCCGAGGTATAGAGCAGGCTCGCCTCCGTTTGGGGCGTGACGGGCGCACCGGAGGGGGCGGTTGGCGCGGGCGGAAGGACGAGGGTGCCGGTAAAGAGGCTGAAGAGCGGCGGGGCGCTCATCTCGGCGAGGGCGGCCTCCGCGAGGGCGGCGTGATCGGGCCCGGCGATGACGAGGGACGCGGCGGAATCGGAGAGCACATAGGCCAGTTCGCCGGGGCGGTAGTCGGGGTTGATCGGCACGAAGGAGATGCCGAGGCCGTTCATTGCCAGCTTCAGAACGTAATGCGCGGGGGTGGTGCCGAGGCAGACGGCGATGCGGTGGCCCGCCCCGTAGCCTGCGGCGGTGAGGGCCGTCCCCGCCGCCTCGACCGCCGTGGCGACGGCCGCGTAGCTGAGCGGCGCCGCGCCCGGGGCCAGCAGGAAATCGCCCTGCGGCGCGCGGGCGACGGCCTCGCGGAACACCTCGCCGATGGTGCGGCCTTCGATCCCGATCATCTGTCGTCCTCCCTCGCGGCAAACCTGCCCCGATCCGGGCGCCGCCACAACGGTGTGATGGCGGAAATCGGGCCGCTCCTGCCCCGGCCGGCGCAAATTGCATGACGGGCGCACATGGGGTTGACCTTGCCGCCACGCCGCCGCACCTTCCGCCCGTCGCAGCCGGGAGGAATGAGCATGGGACAGATCCGCGTCGAGGGCCGCCTCATCTGCGAGACCGAGGCGCAGGCCGAGATCGCCCGCACCCACCTGCCCGAGCATATCCGCCTGAGCCGCGCCGAGCCGGGCAACCTGCGGTTCGACATCACCCAGGGCGATGATCCGCTGGTCTGGCACCTGAGCGAGGCCTTCGAGAGCGCAGAGGCCTTTGCCGCGCACCAGGCCCGCACCAAGGACAGCACCTGGGGCGAGGTCTCGGCCGGGATCATCCGCGATTTCACCGTGACCGAGGACGAGGCGTGAGCCAATCGCCTGCGCCGGGCGAGATTGCGCCCGCCGGCGTGAACGCGCGGCCGCGCACGCCCGAGCGCCACGCCGTGCTGCCGGCGATGCTGTGGATGCTGGGGGCCATTGCTTCCTTTGCGATCATGGCGGTCGCCGGGCGCACGGCCTCGGGCGAGCTCGATACCTTCGAGATCATGACCTACCGCAGTTTCGTGGGCATCTTCATCGTGGTGGCCGTGGGGCTTGCCACGGGCCGGATGGGCCAGGTGACGACGCGCCAGCTGCATCTGCATTTCGCCCGCAACCTGTTTCACTTCGCCGGGCAGAACCTTTGGTTCTTCGCCATCGCAATGGCGCCGCTGGCGCAGGTCATCTCGATCGAGTTCACCTCGCCGATCTGGGTGATCCTGCTGGCGGCGCTGTTTCTCGGCGAGCGGTTCACGGTGATGAAGCTGGTCACGGCGCTGATGGGCTTTGCCGGCGTGCTGATCGTGGCGCGGCCGGATTTTGCCAACCTCGACCCGGGCCTGACGGCGGCAGCGGCGGCGGCGGTGGGCTTTGCCCTGACGGCCGTCTTCACCAAGATCCTGACCCGCCAGGCGAGCGTGCTGTGCATCCTCTTCTACATCACCACGATGCAGGCGGTCTTCGGGCTGATCTGCGGGTTCTGGGATGGCGAGATGGCCTGGCCCTCGTCCGAGCTCCTGCCCTTCGTGGGGCTCATCGGGGTGGCCGGGCTGACGGCGCACTCCTGCCTCACCCGCGCGCTCTCTCTGGCGCCGGCCTCGATCGTGATGCCGATGGACTTTTTGCGGCTGCCGCTGCTGGCCTTCGTCGGCATGGCCTTCTACGACGAGTCGCTCGACCTCTGGGTGGTGCTGGGGGCCGCGCTGATCCTGGCGGGCAACTTCATCAACCTGCGCGCGAACGCCAGATAGGGGTTTCCGCTGCGGCAAGAGGGCGGCGGGAGGGTAAATTTGCGACTTTCGCGCCACCAGAGCCGGGATTTGCGCTCTGACGCAGGGTAACAAATTGACGACAAATCACGGCCTGCTCACAGTTGCTTCAAATCTGAGATACTTCGGGGAGGAGACCGAGATGAAGACCACCACCGGCGCAGCCGCCGCCCTTCTTGCCACCACCACTCTGGCCCATGCGGGCGGGATCGAACGGGCGAACCAGTCCGTCGGGTTCCTCTTCGAGCAGGGAGGCTATACCGAGTTCTCGATCAGCCGGGTTAGCCCGAAGGTTTCGGGTGAAGTCGTCGCCGGCGCCCCGGGCCCCTTCGCAGGTGCCGCCGGAGCGGGAAGCGGTGACATGACAGGCGGCTATACCAGCGTTGGTCTTGCGGTGAAGTGGGACATGAGCGAGCGCCTGTCGTTCGGCATCCAGTACGAGCAGCCCTATGGGGCCGATGTCAGCTATGCGATGGGTACCGGCTACCCGTACGCAGGGTCAAATGCAGACCTGAACGTGGACGAGATCAAGGTTCTTGCGAAGTACAAACTCGACGAGAACTGGTCGGTTTATGGTGGTCTGAGGTTCCAAAACGTGGGCGGCAACGTTGATGTCGTCGTGCCTGCGCTGAGCTTGGACTACTCACTATCGGTGGAACGCAGCACTGAGCTCGGGTACCTCGTTGGTGTGGCCTACGAGAAGCCCGAAATCGCCATGCGGATCGCTCTGACTTACAACTCGGCGATTACCCACAAGTTTAACGCCACCGAATTCGGCGGAGCCAGCACCGAATTCGAAACCGAATTCCCCCAATCTATCAATCTGGAGGCGCAGTCCGGGATCGCCGAAGGCACCTTGGTGCTGGCCTCTATCCGTTGGGTAAACTGGTCGGCGTTCGACATCTCGCCAACGGCCTATGGCAGCTTGCCCGGTAACCCCTCGCTGGTTGACTATGAAAACGACGTGATCACCTACACGGTCGGTGTTGCCCGTCGTTTCACCGACAACTTCGCGGGCATTGCAACGATCAGCTACGAGAAGTCCGAAGGCGGCTTCGTGGGTAACCTCGGCCCGACCGACGGTCGCACGTCGATCGGTTTGGCTGGCCGCTACGATGTTGGCAATGCCACTATCACCGGTGGTGTCAACTACAGCTGGCTCGGCGACGCCGAGACGGAAGCGCCTGTTTTTGGCGGCACCCTGTCGGAGTTCAAGGACAACACCGCGCTCGCCGTCGGTCTGCGCATCGGATACCACTTCTGACCGCCAGGCGCGGAACAGAGGGACAGGGGGAGGCCTCGGCGGGTGCCGGGGCCTTCTTCGTTTTGGAGCAGGTTCCGGGTCGCGGCGGGGTGCGGGGCGGGGTAGATCGGGGGGCATGAGCCAATCGACCGACATTCCTGCCCGCGCCTGGGGCGAGTTGCTGCTTCTGGGCGGGATCTGGGGCGCCTCCTTCCTGTCGGTCGCGGTGGCCCTGCGGGAGGTCTCGGTGCTTTCGACCGTGTGCCACCGGGTCGGCTGGGCTGCGTTGGTGCTCTGGCTGGTGGTCTGGCTGCGCGGCGAGGCGGTGCCGCGGGGCTGGCGGGTCTGGGGCATCCTTGCGGTCATGGGGCTCTTGAACAACGTGCTGCCCTTCACCCTGCTCTCCTGGGGCCAGCTCAGCATCGAGAGTGGCCTCACCTCGATTCTCAACGCCTTCACCGCCGTGGCGGGCGTGCTGGTGGCGGCGATGGTCTTTGCCGACGAGCGGCTCACGGCGCGGCGGCTCACCGGTGTGCTGCTGGGCTTTGCCGGGGTGGCGATCACGGTGGGGCCGGCGGTGCTGCAGGGGCTGTCGCTGCGCTCTCTGGCGCAGATCGCGGTGATCGGGGCGACGCTCTGCTACGCCTTCGCCGGGGCCTGGGCGCGGGCGCGGCTCAGGGGGCTTTCGCCGGTGGCGGCCTCGGCGGGGATGCTCACCTGCGCGGCGCTCATCCTGATTCCGCTCACCCTGGTGGTGGAGGGTGGCATCGACATGCCCACCAGCCTTCAGGGGGCCGCGGCGCTGGGCTATATCGCGGTGATCGCCACCGCCATCGCTTACCTGCTCTACTACCGGGTGCTGGCCATGGCGGGCTCGGGCAACCTGATGCTGGTGACGCTGCTGGTGGCCCCCGTGGCCATCCTGCTTGGGGCCGTGGTGCTGGGCGAGACCCTGACGCCGCGGGCCTATGCAGGCTTTGCCCTGCTGGCCGCCGGGCTCGTGGTGCTCGACGGGCGCATCTGGCGCCGCCTGCGGGGCGTGCCTGCCTGATTCTGCTAGACCACCACCGCCCACCCGCGTTACCCCTCCGCGGACGAATGAGGGATGCCATGATCTACGCCGATGCCGCCGAATGGACCGCCGCCGAGAAGAAGCGCGTGCTGCTCTTCGGCATGTCGGGCCTCGGCAAGACCCACCTCAGCCAGCTTCTGCGCGACAGCGGCCAGTGGTTTCACTACTCGATAGATTACCGCATCGGCACCCGCTACATGGGCGAGCGGATCGCCGACAACGCCAAGCGCGAGGCGATGAAGGTGCCGTTCCTGCGCGAGCTTCTGATGACCGACAGCATCTTCATCGGCTCCAACATCACCTTCAACAATCTCTCGCCGGTCTCGACCTATCTCGGCAAGCCGGGCAGCGCGGCCAAGGGCGGGATGGCGATGGAGGAGTACCGCAAGCGCCAGGGCCAGTTCCGCGACGCCGAAGAGAAGGCGCTGATGGACACGGGCTACTTCATCGAACGCGCCGAGGCGCTCTACGGCTACCCGCATTTCATCTGCGACACCGGCGGGTCGATCTGCGAGTGGGTGGACCCGGAGGACCGGGCCGATCCGCTGCTGAGCGAAGTCAGCCGCCAATGCCTGATGGTCTGGATCGAGGGCAGCGAGGCGCATACCGCCGAGCTGATCCGCCGCTTCGACAAGGCGCCCAAGCCGATGAGCTACCGGCCCGACTTCCTGGAGCGGGTCTGGGGGGAATACCTGAACGAAAACAACCTCAAGGAGGCTGACGTTGATCCGGATGCCTTCATCCGCTTCACCTATGCCAGGGCGCTCGCCCACCGCCAGCCGCTCTACGAGGCCATGGCCCGCAACTGGGGCGTCAGCATCACCGCCGACGAGGCCAAGGCCGTGGCCTCCGAGGCCGACTTCAACGCGCTCATCGCCCGCGCCCTTGAGCGGCGGACCGGGTAGACGAGGCCGGCACCGGCCAACCGGCGCAGGTCGCGCCGCCCCTCAGAAGGAGACATCCAGGATGCGGCAGCTCATTTCGAACGGAAACCCGATGGAAGAGATCGTGGGCTTCAGCCGCGCGGTGCGCGTCGGGCCCTATATCTCGGTAGGCGGCACCGCCCCCGTCGATGCCGAGGGCAAGACCGTGGGCCCTGGCGATGTCTTTGCCCAGACCACCCGATGCTTCGAGATCATCAAGGCGGCGTTGGAGCAGGCGGGATCGGGGCTTCACGACATCGTCCGGACGCGGGTGATCCTCACCGATATCGAGACTTGGCGGGAGGCGATCGAGGCGCGCAAGGCCTTTTGCCTCGAGGCCCGGCCGGTTGACACGATCATGGCGGTGACGCGCTTCGTAAACCCCGAGTGGCTCGTGGAGATCGAGGTTGATGCCGTCGTCGCCGAGGCCGTATAGCGCTTGACCTGAGCCGCCAGGCCGCCAGATAGAGACCATCCTTTCCAGACACTTCCGGGACCAAAGACAATGCCCATCACCCTGCCCTCCGACCTTCCTGCCTATGCCGTGCTCGAGCGCGAGGGCGTGATGGTCATGGGCGAGGGCCGGGCCGAGCATCAGGACATCCGGCCCATCCGCATCGGGCTGCTCAACCTGATGCCCAAGAAGATCCAGACCGAGACCCAGTTTGCCCGGCTGATCGGCGCGACGCCGCTGCAGATCGACTTTCAGCTGATCCGGATGAGCGAGCACGAGACCAGGAACACCGCCGCCGAGCACATGGAGGCCTTCTACCGGCCGTTCACGGAGGTGGAGGCCAGCGGCGAGAAGTTCGACGGGCTCATCATCACCGGCGCGCCGATCGAGCACCTGCCCTTCGAGGAGGTGACCTACTGGCCCGAGTTGCAGCGGGTGATGGACTGGACCCAGAGCCACGTGCACTCGACCTTCGGCGTCTGCTGGGGCGGGATGGCGATGATCAACCATTTCCACGGCGTGCCGAAGCACCTGCTGGAGCAGAAGCTCTTCGGGTGCCTGCGCCACCAGAACCTTGCCCCCGCCTCGCCCTACTTGCGCGGCTTCTCCGATGACGTGCTGATCCCGGTCAGCCGCTGGACCGAGATGAAGGCAGGTGAGGTGGAGGCCGCGGGGCTGAACATCCTGATTGGCTCCGACGAGGCCGGGCCCTGCCTGGTGGAAGACACCGCGCATCGGGCGCTCTACATCTTCAACCACTTCGAATACGACAGCGGCACGCTGAAGGAAGAGTACGACCGCGACGTGGCCGCGGGGACGCCGATCAACGTGCCGGTGAACTACTACCCCGATGACGACCCGACGCAGAAGCCGCAGAACCGCTGGCGCTCCCATGCCCACCTGCTCTACGGCAACTGGATCAACGAGATCTACCAGTCGACGCCCTTCGAGCTGGAGAAGATCGGCACCGATCCGACGCCGTGATGAAACCATCCCGTGCCGCCCCGCGTAACCTCCGGGTAGAGCAAGCATGCGGGAGCGCTCCGGAATGATGATCAAGGCGATACTGGCGCTTGCCGGCCTCGCCGCCGTGGTGGCGGTGCTGGCGAGTTGCACCGCAAGCCAGGAGCGCAGTGCCGAGGCCGCCTATCCGCCGGTCGGGCCGGTGGTGGAGGTGGCGGGCCGCAAGGTGCACTACGTGGAGGCCGGGCAAGGGCCGGTGGTGATCCTGATCCATGGCGCGGGCGGAAACCTGCGGGATTTCACCTTTCGCATGGTCGATGCGCTCGACGGGCGCTACCGGGTGATCGCCGTCGACCGGCCCGGGCTGGGACATTCGGAGGCGATCGCGGGCGGCGGGACACCACAGCAGCAGGCGGCCATTCTCGACGCGCTGGCGGCACGGCTGGGCGTGCGCCGCGCGGTGATCGTGGGGCACAGCTACGGCGGCGCGGTGGCGATGGCCTGGGCGGTGGAGCACCCCGAGCGGGTGGCGGC encodes:
- a CDS encoding homoserine O-succinyltransferase, whose translation is MPITLPSDLPAYAVLEREGVMVMGEGRAEHQDIRPIRIGLLNLMPKKIQTETQFARLIGATPLQIDFQLIRMSEHETRNTAAEHMEAFYRPFTEVEASGEKFDGLIITGAPIEHLPFEEVTYWPELQRVMDWTQSHVHSTFGVCWGGMAMINHFHGVPKHLLEQKLFGCLRHQNLAPASPYLRGFSDDVLIPVSRWTEMKAGEVEAAGLNILIGSDEAGPCLVEDTAHRALYIFNHFEYDSGTLKEEYDRDVAAGTPINVPVNYYPDDDPTQKPQNRWRSHAHLLYGNWINEIYQSTPFELEKIGTDPTP